In Arachis stenosperma cultivar V10309 chromosome 1, arast.V10309.gnm1.PFL2, whole genome shotgun sequence, one DNA window encodes the following:
- the LOC130932859 gene encoding protein FAR1-RELATED SEQUENCE 5-like yields the protein MASCSRVVHEKGCGNGDDSDPDGEMATRAGDDEEKMLDIGVEEDKCEGLIYKQSEGTTNTISNAGGVTAADVLKMEFNSPAEATIFYEEYSRAKGFAMRQGKKLKNKNGDFVRYTYLCNRQGFRDKKWLEKVDRKREHKVVTRCGCPVEMRIKPKGDSGRWIVSLFVEEHNHELLPMKYVDYLPAHRKISDVDIAHMESMRQVGISIPKIYESIAAQAGGFNLVPFTKRDMYNEIRRQRAMQNGDVNAALRVLEGAARTDEKLYWRYEVGEGQHMCDLFWSDGRSQDDYKVFGDVLAFDATYGRNKYNLPVIVFSGVNHHNQTCVFATAMVSCESIASYVWVLRNLLECMGGKAPTAVITDGDRSMRVAIQEVFPNAHHRLCAWHLLKNATVNVCKPRFTSLFRHCMLADVEVAEFEMLWDAMVEECGVRELEWVNDVYEKKSSWATAYIRGRFYAGLRTTSRCESLHAKLGRFVESRYGILEFVTNFQRCVDFLRDNEEELDFRSSYGTPVLQTQFPELEKSGAINFTREIFSRYRESLKRCVRVTILECIEREDRCVYVTQKYRRPNSRWDVVHMKRKEEFLCSCLRMESFGLPCVHILAVLVRLDIDSLPKSLVLARWSKAAKEDLCYEPLSSRYSDAGGAVAGNGAGNSGGGVRDPISVRTKGTGRGNEPLGSRGIKRRKCSTCGCVGHRRTRCPNAPPTSAPSTQGEGANMLSQTVNVHGLLMVQVCVIGHADVLGCISNVLDILESSFKGTVSAQVHDLHNLQESVLKRKQEACSVLPEISGAASHPKITEVLLERNSTDTALMILRWAGGVGVPHNISLRDAVTAVRARIECGLLTEAFMHHRNLCTRVKEKSFNKGSPLQTADVPKGQLSYWVEVLVTEICCLCIRRNLANGMLELP from the exons ATGGCATCGTGTAGTAGAGTGGTTCATGAAAAGGGATGCGGGAATGGTGATGATTCGGATCCGGATGGTGAAATGGCTACAAGGGCGGGCGATGACGAG GAAAAAATGCTTGACATAGGAGTGGAAGAGGATAAGTGTGAGGGTTTAATTTATAAGCAGAGTGAAGGCACTACCAACACGATATCTAATGCAGGAGGGGTTACTGCGGCAGATGTACTTAAGATGGAGTTCAATAGTCCAGCGGAAGCAACTATTTTCTATGAAGAGTATAGTAGGGCAAAGGGATTTGCGATGCGACAAGGGAAGAAGTTGAAAAATAAGAATGGTGATTTTGTTCGTTACACGTATCTGTGTAATAGACAAGGGTTCAGAGACAAGAAGTGGCTAGAGAAGGTGGATCGGAAGAGGGAGCACAAGGTAGTGACTCGTTGCGGGTGTCCTGTGGAGATGCGTATTAAGCCTAAAGGGGATAGTGGGAGATGGATTGTGTCTCTTTTTGTGGAGGAACATAACCATGAGCTGCTGCCTATGAAGTATGTGGACTATCTACCTGCACACCGTAAGATATCCGATGTTGATATTGCACACATGGAGAGCATGAGGCAAGTTGGGATATCAATTCCAAAGATCTATGAGTCCATTGCTGCACAGGCGGGAGGTTTTAATTTGGTTCCGTTTACAAAGCGAGATATGTACAATGAGATTAGGCGACAAAGGGCGATGCAGAATGGTGACGTGAATGCTGCGTTGAGGGTTTTGGAGGGTGCGGCCCGGACGGACGAGAAATTGTATTGGAGGTACGAGGTTGGTGAGGGGCAGCACATGTGCGATCTATTTTGGAGTGATGGGCGAAGCCAGGATGATTATAAAGTATTTGGAGATGTACTAGCATTCGATGCAACATACGGGCGGAACAAGTACAATCTGCCAGTAATTGTTTTTTCTGGGGTTAATCATCACAACCAGACCTGCGTGTTTGCAACTGCGATGGTTTCATGCGAATCAATTGCATCATATGTATGGGTTTTAAGAAATTTACTGGAATGCATGGGGGGTAAAGCACCAACAGCGGTGATAACTGATGGCGATCGATCAATGCGCGTAGCTATTCAGGAAGTGTTTCCAAATGCTCACCATCGCTTATGCGCTTGGCACCTTTTGAAGAATGCAACGGTTAACGTGTGTAAACCCCGATTCACATCATTGTTTAGACATTGCATGCTTGCTGATGTTGAGGTTGCGGAGTTTGAGATGCTTTGGGATGCCATGGTAGAGGAGTGTGGGGTTAGGGAGTTAGAGTGGGTCAATGACGTATACGAGAAGAAGTCTTCATGGGCAACTGCTTACATACGGGGCAGGTTTTATGCTGGGCTGCGCACAACATCTCGGTGCGAGTCGTTGCACGCCAAGTTAGGGAGATTTGTGGAAAGCCGATATGGCATACTTGAGTTTGTAACCAATTTTCAACGATGTGTGGACTTCCTGAGGGACAATGAGGAAGAGCTTGACTTCCGATCATCGTACGGGACACCGGTCCTTCAAACGCAGTTCCCGGAGTTAGAAAAGTCAGGGGCAATAAACTTCACACGGGAAATATTCTCAAGATATCGTGAGTCACTTAAAAGGTGTGTTCGGGTGACCATATTGGAGTGCATCGAACGTGAGGATAGGTGTGTGTATGTAACACAGAAGTATAGAAGACCGAATTCACGGTGGGATGTGGTTCATATGAAAAGGAAAGAGGAGTTTCTTTGCAGTTGCCTGAGGATGGAGTCATTTGGTTTGCCATGTGTTCACATTCTGGCAGTTTTGGTTAGGTTAGATATTGATTCCCTTCCTAAGAGTCTTGTGTTGGCGCGGTGGTCCAAAGCAGCGAAGGAAGATCTTTGCTACGAACCGTTAAGCAGCCGATATAGTGATGCGG GAGGTGCAGTTGCTGGGAATGGAGCTGGCAACAGTGGGGGAGGGGTTAGGGATCCTATTAGTGTCAGGACGAAAGGCACAGGACGTGGTAATGAACCTCTTGGGTCTAGGGGTATCAAGCGGCGTAAGTGCAGCACATGCGGTTGTGTTGGTCATCGAAGGACCCGCTGTCCCAATGCTCCACCGACATCAGCACCCTCAACCCAGGGCGAGGGTGCAAACATGTTATCACAAACTGTTAACGTG CATGGGTTGCTAATGGTGCAAGTATGTGTTATTGGTCATGCTGATGTGTTGGGAT GCATATCAAATGTGCTAGACATTTTGGAGTCATCTTTTAAGGGTACTGTTTCAGCACAAGTTCATGATTTGCATAATCTCCAAGAGAGCGTGTTAAAGAGAAAGCAG GAAGCTTGTAGCGTTCTTCCTGAAATTTCTGGTGCAGCATCACACCCTAAAATTACTGAAGTACTGTTAGAGAGGAATAGCACTGATACAGCTCTGATGATTTTAAGGTGGGCTGGTGGTGTTGGTGTGCCTCATAATATTTCACTTAGAGATGCTGTGACTGCAGTGCGGGCAAGGATCGAGTGTGGACTTCTGACTGAAGCATTTATGCATCACAGGAATCTCTGCACAAGAGTGAAAGAAAAGAGCTTCAATAAAGGATCACCTCTACAGACTGCTGATGTACCAAAAGGGCAACTTAGTTATTGGGTGGAGGTCTTGGTAACCGAGATTTGTTGCTTGTGTATAAGGAGGAACTTAGCGAATGGAATGCTAGAATTGCCATAG